The following are encoded together in the Pedobacter sp. D749 genome:
- a CDS encoding rhamnogalacturonan acetylesterase: MDKTIVPDLAANPNDMSIQKFIKPFVFLGLIANLSQAQEKNSYNFDFGPGKVVKGYTQVLPDDAYSKEKGFGFDFDSKVEGINYDGKNRLTSDLVKSNKPFYFSVSVPEGNYKIKVTLGDPKVAMLSTVKAESRRLMLENVKTRAGQSITKTFIVNIKDKHIAGGQVVSLKPRELNKLDWDDKLTLEFDHQTALQALEITKVEDQITVFLAGNSTVVNQDDEPWASWGQMIPRFFKPGVAIANHAESGLTLGSFLGSKRLAKILSIMKPGDYLFIEFGHNDQKDKGPNDGAYKSYTERLKTFISEVKKKGGIPVVVTSTSRRSFGADGKIVNSLGDFPDAARKVAAEEKVALIDLNAMTSVLFNTLGEEPSKKAFVHYPANSYPGQDKALADNTHFNPYGAYEIAKCIILGIKEQQLGIAKYLINDLPKFDPAKPDDPANWHWPESPKSSVLKPDGN, translated from the coding sequence ATGGATAAAACCATTGTACCAGATCTTGCAGCAAATCCGAACGATATGAGCATTCAAAAGTTTATTAAACCATTTGTTTTCCTTGGTTTGATAGCCAATCTGTCACAGGCGCAGGAAAAAAACAGTTACAATTTCGATTTCGGACCTGGAAAGGTTGTTAAAGGTTATACACAAGTTTTACCTGACGATGCTTACAGTAAAGAAAAAGGCTTTGGTTTTGATTTTGATTCGAAAGTTGAAGGTATAAATTATGACGGGAAGAATCGTTTAACTTCGGATCTGGTTAAAAGCAATAAACCATTTTATTTTTCAGTTTCGGTGCCCGAAGGAAATTACAAAATCAAGGTAACACTTGGCGATCCGAAGGTGGCAATGTTAAGTACAGTAAAAGCCGAATCGAGAAGGTTGATGCTCGAAAATGTAAAAACAAGGGCAGGGCAGTCGATAACGAAAACATTTATTGTAAATATTAAAGATAAACATATTGCTGGCGGGCAAGTGGTTTCGCTAAAGCCGCGGGAACTCAACAAACTTGATTGGGATGATAAACTGACTTTGGAATTTGATCATCAAACTGCCTTACAGGCACTCGAAATTACGAAAGTTGAGGATCAGATTACTGTTTTCCTCGCAGGGAATTCGACAGTGGTAAATCAGGATGATGAACCTTGGGCATCGTGGGGGCAAATGATTCCAAGGTTTTTTAAACCAGGAGTTGCCATTGCCAATCATGCTGAATCGGGCTTAACACTGGGTTCGTTTTTGGGTAGCAAACGTTTAGCCAAGATTTTAAGTATAATGAAGCCCGGCGATTACCTGTTTATCGAATTTGGACATAATGATCAAAAAGATAAAGGACCAAATGATGGTGCCTATAAATCGTATACCGAAAGATTAAAAACATTTATTTCGGAAGTGAAGAAAAAAGGTGGAATTCCGGTGGTGGTTACCTCAACCAGCAGAAGATCTTTTGGTGCAGATGGGAAAATTGTAAATTCTCTAGGCGATTTTCCTGACGCAGCACGGAAGGTTGCTGCCGAAGAGAAAGTGGCTTTGATTGATCTGAATGCGATGACATCAGTTTTGTTTAATACATTAGGTGAAGAGCCATCGAAAAAAGCTTTTGTTCATTATCCTGCCAACAGTTATCCTGGCCAGGATAAAGCATTGGCCGATAACACGCATTTTAACCCTTATGGCGCTTATGAAATTGCAAAGTGTATAATCTTAGGCATTAAAGAACAGCAATTGGGGATTGCAAAATATCTGATAAATGATTTACCAAAATTCGATCCTGCAAAACCAGATGATCCTGCAAACTGGCACTGGCCGGAAAGCCCTAAAAGTAGTGTGCTTAAGCCAGATGGAAATTAG
- a CDS encoding glycoside hydrolase family 127 protein, with protein MKKIITAVLITALYGTVFGQTALQPFSLAEVRLLAGPFKQAQETDKKYMLSLNADRLLAPYLREAGLKPKAVSYGNWENTGLDGHIGGHYLSALALMYASTGDAKVKERMEYMIAELDKCQRQNGDGYLAGIPGGKEIWKEIKAGNIKSSSFSLNGKWVPLYNIHKIYAGLYDAYAVAGNAKAKQMLIKLTDWCVDMVSNLSDQQIQELLKSEHGGLNETFAHVYEITGNPKYLQLAKRFSDQSILNPLLKNTDALNGLHANTQIPKVIGFEQIALLDKDAAWANAAAFFWKTLVEHRTVAIGGNSVREHFHPANDFSSMTESREGPETCNSYNMLKLTKQLFLAAPSNTYLDYYERTLYNHILSSQRPEGGFVYFTPMRPGHYRTYSNPQESFWCCVGSGLENHGKYGELIYAHNANDIYVNLFIPSTLNWKEKGIQLVQQTLFPDAENTTIKLQLKHEQRFALHFRQPAWVEHEKMAVLVNGKKATVKSDANGYASIDRIWSTGDVINIALPMHTTTEFMPDGSDWVAFLHGPIVLAAAMDTLKQPNLTADGSRMGHIASGTLFPISDAPLVTGAKNMLANEITLTDKKSLTFNARNAIYQPKYKSLKLVPFYTLAEKRYVVYFPYSSAEALPERAKAIKLAEEEKMKIEQETVDLINTGEQQPESDHNFKGELTDNGTFQERHFRNGKAWFSYVLKNKDLSGNKLRLTYFGKEKNKSFSILINGVAVENVKLDGSRGDVFYTQEYQIPKALLKADVEVKFVADQGSAIANIYEVRLVK; from the coding sequence ATGAAAAAAATAATAACTGCCGTTTTAATTACCGCTCTATACGGAACTGTTTTCGGTCAAACTGCATTGCAGCCATTTAGTTTAGCAGAAGTCCGCTTGCTTGCTGGCCCATTTAAACAGGCCCAGGAAACCGATAAAAAATACATGCTATCACTAAATGCAGACAGGCTTCTGGCGCCATATTTAAGGGAGGCAGGACTAAAACCCAAAGCAGTATCTTATGGTAACTGGGAAAATACCGGTTTAGATGGGCACATCGGTGGACATTATTTGTCGGCCCTGGCTTTAATGTATGCTTCCACCGGCGATGCAAAGGTGAAGGAGCGGATGGAATATATGATTGCCGAATTGGATAAATGTCAGCGCCAAAATGGAGATGGATATCTGGCCGGGATCCCGGGCGGCAAGGAAATCTGGAAAGAGATTAAAGCCGGAAATATCAAGTCATCCAGTTTTTCGTTAAATGGAAAATGGGTACCGCTGTATAATATCCATAAAATTTATGCGGGGCTGTACGATGCTTATGCAGTTGCGGGCAATGCCAAAGCAAAGCAGATGCTGATCAAACTAACTGATTGGTGTGTAGACATGGTTTCCAATTTATCTGATCAGCAGATACAGGAATTGTTAAAAAGTGAACATGGTGGGTTGAATGAAACTTTTGCTCATGTTTACGAGATAACTGGAAACCCGAAGTATCTTCAATTGGCCAAACGGTTTTCGGATCAATCCATTTTAAATCCACTATTAAAAAATACGGATGCCCTAAACGGTTTGCACGCAAATACGCAGATTCCGAAAGTGATTGGTTTTGAACAGATTGCTTTGTTGGATAAAGATGCTGCCTGGGCAAATGCAGCTGCTTTTTTTTGGAAAACGTTGGTAGAACATAGAACGGTAGCCATCGGTGGAAATAGCGTAAGAGAACATTTTCATCCCGCCAATGACTTTTCTTCAATGACAGAATCGCGCGAAGGGCCCGAAACCTGCAATTCTTACAACATGCTGAAGCTTACTAAACAGTTGTTTTTAGCCGCTCCTTCAAATACTTATCTCGATTACTACGAACGTACACTTTACAATCATATCCTTTCTTCGCAAAGGCCGGAAGGTGGTTTTGTGTATTTTACTCCAATGCGACCAGGGCATTACCGTACCTATTCCAATCCACAGGAAAGTTTCTGGTGCTGTGTAGGTTCAGGATTGGAGAACCACGGCAAATATGGAGAACTGATTTATGCACACAATGCGAATGATATATATGTGAATCTTTTTATCCCTTCAACCTTAAATTGGAAAGAAAAAGGTATTCAGCTTGTACAGCAAACACTTTTTCCAGATGCTGAGAACACGACAATCAAGTTGCAGTTAAAACACGAGCAACGTTTTGCCTTACATTTTCGTCAGCCTGCCTGGGTAGAGCATGAGAAAATGGCTGTGCTGGTAAACGGAAAAAAAGCAACTGTTAAAAGCGATGCAAATGGTTATGCCAGTATCGATCGTATCTGGAGTACAGGCGACGTTATTAATATTGCTCTGCCAATGCATACCACTACGGAGTTTATGCCCGATGGTTCTGATTGGGTAGCCTTTCTCCATGGACCGATTGTACTTGCTGCGGCAATGGATACTTTAAAACAGCCGAATTTAACCGCTGATGGCAGCAGGATGGGGCATATTGCTTCGGGTACTTTATTTCCGATCAGCGATGCACCATTGGTTACCGGGGCTAAAAATATGCTGGCAAATGAAATTACGTTGACCGATAAAAAGAGTTTAACTTTTAATGCACGAAATGCAATCTATCAACCAAAATACAAATCCTTAAAATTAGTTCCTTTTTATACCCTGGCCGAAAAACGGTATGTGGTTTATTTTCCTTACAGCAGCGCTGAGGCATTGCCGGAACGTGCGAAGGCGATTAAGTTGGCTGAAGAAGAAAAGATGAAGATTGAACAGGAAACGGTCGATCTGATCAATACGGGAGAGCAGCAGCCAGAATCTGACCACAATTTTAAAGGTGAACTAACCGATAACGGAACGTTTCAGGAAAGGCATTTCAGGAATGGGAAAGCATGGTTTAGTTATGTACTTAAAAATAAAGACCTATCCGGAAATAAGCTCCGTTTAACATATTTCGGAAAGGAAAAGAATAAAAGTTTCTCTATTCTGATTAATGGTGTTGCCGTTGAAAATGTAAAGTTAGATGGGAGCAGGGGTGATGTTTTTTATACTCAGGAGTATCAGATTCCAAAAGCGCTGTTAAAAGCAGATGTAGAAGTAAAATTTGTTGCCGATCAGGGATCTGCTATTGCCAATATATATGAGGTGAGGTTGGTGAAATAG
- a CDS encoding type I polyketide synthase — MNKHAIIGVTPFEIPDSRLVSNLQKADCFPVLSLGYSKNEAQKALQEVIELAIADFGVSINSLELADIDLPTQVSLIILPYDFVLKRKTSAKIFYQVFDLESARVAQANGADGIIIKGNEGTGRVAYESSFVLFQRIIKEITSIPVWVQGGVGIHTAASLMAQGARGIILDSQLVLFPECSAPEDLKTVCGKLSGTETRLIDNCRVLARPNSPALAEDINYNGLQQYFKGYDLEANYLPMGQDIALSIDLVTKYKKLDKLVFGIKEAIYGHLKQAKAINIIKANNPLAKDLNITYPIAQGPMTRVSDVAPFANAVSEAGALSFIALSLLKGASAKNLIEETKKLAGEKTWGVGILGFAPQELRDEQQEYILNAKPPVLLIAGGRPSQAKPFEKAGIKTFLHVPSASLLDMFLKEGAKRFVFEGRECGGHVGPLSSMVLWEKQIERLLKEENPESISIFFAGGIHDAFSTAFISVMTAPLAAKGMKIGVLMGTAYLYTREAVSTGAILDKFQQEAMQANETVLLETAPGHETRCLNSSFATFFNEEKKKLQAEGMDKKEIWVKLETLNVGRLRIAAKGIERRGDELVKINETEQTDLGMYMIGQIAPMHKEVMSLLDLHQDVADNNYTHILSAKLSSPPENKTKALDVAIVGMACIFPGAKNLEEYWRNIILGKDSVTEVPDERWNKELYYNPDSTAGDMSHSKWGGFIPRIDFDPLEFGIPPQSLAAIEPTQLLTLMVAKQAMQHAGYAEGGVDNENVSVIIGAEGGNDLANSYSFRGFYKQVFGEMPAELDAALPKTTEDSFPGILANVISGRITNRLNLGGRNYTVDAACASSLAAIDLACQELFLEKSDMVLAGGADLHNGINDYLMFSSTHALSKKGRCATFDTEADGIALGEGIAMIVLKRYDDALRDGDTIYSIIKGVGGSSDGKSLGLTAPRKNGQVNALERAYSQAGITPSLVGLVEAHGTGTVVGDKTEISALTDMLNQSGATAGQTHLGSVKTQIGHTKCAAGIAGLIKATLSVYHGIKPPTINLKTPNSIYNAQTSPFAFHTEAGLWMEEKRYAGVSAFGFGGTNFHAVLESAQNTKNKNSILKSWPSELFVFRGDTYEEAKNRVISVKTLLEINDQIELKDIAYSLATVDTKPVQLSIVANHAEDLVMKIDLVLSGVESKDTYLTKKQNGKVAFMFPGQGSQRVNMARDLFVVFPEMRKLLTAYPEYEKILFPNTVFNEADAKAQKERIKDTRMAQPLLGIVDLAIANFLKSLGIVPDMVAGHSYGELPALCFAGAFEDEALVYLSAERAQSILNAVENGDPGTMLAVSAKQEDLSQYMGGIKDVYPVNFNAPTQCVIAGSTAAIGQLAAVLKEAKISFRPLEVACAFHSPLVAKSKALYLEVLSGINFSDLKIPVWSNTTAKEYPVKAAAVKERLTDHLIKPVLFVDELRDMYAAGARVFVEVGPGKVLSGLTKSCIGKDEVILHTEDQGQNKLSNLLGTLAGYMATGREIKLEKLFEGRSVKTIKLEEPSAYKKSPAIWYVNGQHAVPSTGKLPANGASPITKPIILMNNTSTLTENQTVNGSAKDLMMQEYLHSMKMLIQAQRDVMLSFLGQAPAMPSQIINQPLASYQAPQPARIENQVMIKQEVPQAQTIEVIIPVVAQKDLKLVLLQIVSDKTGYPQEMLGMEMDLEADLSIDSIKRVEIIGALRTELGGFSQLSLPEDKIMEQLAGLKTLSSLVNWMTENTEQPKSAHAPILVTAATSQAEPAKFSLDQLKSAILDIVSEKTGYPKEMLGMELDLEADLSIDSIKRMEIIASLKEKIGFGSQGDQADDLMEKLAAIKTLNALVNWIANVEAESSEVLTEAKKLIEESIDNQTVREKLSRLRFELTPAALTITEAAILKGQRFALTDDGGGQAIKIKKVLEKHGAIADLVNFEDSLDGYQGLIILNMFEAQQKVGILDHFATIKKLNFDTVKWVYLIADTKQYFNDQSDISFLRNYQGYSGFFKSLDREYEHTKCRFISLETKMSPDEITNITLNEILNPDKPSEIIYNDHKRHIMELVPHQLSTETDAHIHLDKDAVVMVLGGAQGITAELMIHFAKDYPCRYILVGRSANPIASANEASSSLKTKDEIRQYIIKQGEIKKPAEIEQETNRIYKNNQILRCIATLEEGGSTVVYESLDLKDEEALTRLINQVYEDYGRIDGVVHGAGLLEDKLFHNKTSESFGRVFDTKVTPLRVLAEQLRPETQFVILFSSIASVYGNRGQTDYAAANSVMDKYAWALKQKIQGKVMAINWGPWKGAGMVSPTLEKEYQRRGIALIPLEDGMETFLNELKYGKESQVLIMAGNTWT; from the coding sequence ATGAATAAACACGCCATTATTGGAGTAACTCCATTCGAAATTCCTGATAGTAGATTGGTTTCCAATTTACAAAAAGCAGATTGCTTTCCGGTTCTCAGTCTTGGGTACAGTAAAAATGAAGCCCAAAAAGCTCTTCAAGAAGTTATAGAATTAGCTATTGCAGATTTCGGCGTAAGCATCAATTCATTAGAATTAGCAGACATTGATCTTCCCACCCAGGTAAGTTTAATTATTTTACCTTATGATTTCGTACTCAAACGTAAAACATCAGCAAAAATTTTCTATCAGGTTTTTGATCTGGAGTCGGCACGGGTTGCGCAAGCTAACGGTGCAGATGGGATTATAATAAAAGGTAATGAAGGCACTGGTCGTGTGGCTTACGAATCTTCTTTTGTTCTCTTTCAGCGGATTATTAAAGAAATCACTTCCATTCCGGTATGGGTTCAGGGTGGAGTGGGTATCCATACAGCTGCCTCTTTAATGGCTCAAGGCGCAAGAGGTATCATTTTAGATAGTCAACTCGTATTATTCCCTGAATGCTCAGCTCCTGAAGATTTAAAAACTGTTTGTGGTAAATTAAGTGGAACTGAAACCAGACTAATCGATAACTGCCGTGTATTGGCCCGTCCTAATTCACCAGCATTGGCAGAGGATATAAATTATAATGGTCTTCAACAGTACTTTAAAGGTTACGACCTGGAAGCAAACTACCTTCCAATGGGTCAGGACATTGCCCTGTCGATTGATCTGGTAACCAAATACAAAAAGCTCGACAAATTGGTTTTTGGTATAAAAGAAGCCATTTATGGCCATTTAAAACAAGCCAAAGCCATTAATATTATCAAGGCAAACAATCCATTAGCTAAAGATTTAAACATTACCTATCCTATTGCACAGGGACCAATGACCAGGGTAAGCGATGTAGCGCCATTTGCCAATGCTGTTTCAGAAGCTGGTGCCTTATCGTTTATAGCGTTATCATTGTTAAAGGGTGCATCGGCAAAAAACCTGATCGAAGAAACCAAAAAACTGGCTGGCGAAAAAACCTGGGGCGTAGGTATTTTAGGTTTCGCACCACAAGAGCTTAGAGATGAACAACAGGAATATATATTAAATGCGAAACCTCCTGTTTTACTAATTGCAGGCGGAAGGCCATCGCAGGCTAAACCCTTCGAAAAAGCAGGGATCAAAACTTTTCTCCATGTGCCCTCTGCCTCTCTATTAGATATGTTTTTAAAAGAAGGCGCTAAACGTTTCGTATTCGAAGGCCGGGAATGTGGCGGACATGTTGGCCCGCTATCGAGCATGGTATTGTGGGAAAAACAGATCGAACGTTTATTAAAAGAAGAAAATCCTGAAAGCATTAGTATTTTCTTTGCTGGTGGCATTCATGATGCTTTTTCTACCGCCTTTATTTCGGTGATGACTGCTCCTTTGGCTGCCAAAGGAATGAAAATCGGTGTATTAATGGGCACCGCTTATTTATATACCAGAGAAGCCGTAAGTACAGGTGCAATTTTAGACAAATTCCAGCAGGAAGCCATGCAAGCGAACGAAACTGTTTTGCTCGAAACTGCTCCGGGACACGAAACAAGGTGTTTAAATTCTTCATTTGCCACTTTCTTTAACGAAGAAAAAAAGAAACTTCAGGCAGAAGGCATGGATAAAAAAGAAATCTGGGTAAAACTGGAAACCCTGAATGTTGGACGTTTACGTATTGCTGCAAAGGGGATAGAAAGACGTGGCGATGAACTCGTAAAAATTAATGAAACTGAACAAACTGATTTGGGCATGTACATGATCGGTCAGATTGCACCTATGCATAAAGAAGTAATGTCATTGCTCGATCTTCATCAGGATGTAGCAGACAATAATTACACACATATTTTAAGCGCTAAACTTTCTTCACCTCCTGAAAATAAAACCAAAGCTTTGGATGTTGCCATTGTGGGTATGGCTTGTATTTTCCCCGGAGCTAAAAACCTTGAAGAATACTGGCGCAACATCATTTTGGGCAAAGATTCGGTAACAGAAGTACCAGATGAAAGATGGAACAAAGAATTGTATTACAATCCCGATTCTACTGCTGGCGATATGTCGCACTCTAAATGGGGCGGTTTTATTCCGAGAATAGATTTTGACCCTTTAGAATTTGGCATTCCACCACAATCGCTTGCGGCCATAGAGCCTACCCAATTGTTAACCTTAATGGTGGCTAAGCAGGCCATGCAGCATGCAGGTTATGCCGAGGGCGGTGTGGATAACGAAAATGTTTCTGTAATTATCGGTGCAGAGGGCGGAAACGATCTGGCTAACAGTTATAGTTTCAGGGGCTTTTACAAACAGGTTTTTGGCGAAATGCCTGCCGAGTTAGACGCGGCCTTACCAAAAACAACAGAAGATTCTTTCCCTGGCATTTTGGCGAATGTAATTTCGGGCAGAATTACCAACAGGTTAAACCTTGGTGGCAGAAATTACACCGTTGATGCGGCTTGTGCTTCCTCTTTGGCAGCAATCGACCTGGCCTGTCAGGAGCTATTTTTAGAAAAATCGGACATGGTTTTGGCCGGTGGAGCAGATCTTCACAATGGCATCAATGATTACCTCATGTTCTCGAGCACGCATGCGCTATCTAAAAAAGGACGATGCGCCACTTTTGATACCGAAGCTGATGGAATTGCACTTGGTGAAGGGATTGCCATGATTGTATTAAAAAGATATGATGATGCTTTACGTGATGGCGACACCATTTATTCTATTATTAAAGGTGTTGGAGGATCGAGTGATGGAAAAAGCCTTGGTTTAACTGCTCCACGCAAAAATGGACAGGTAAATGCCTTAGAAAGGGCTTACAGCCAGGCTGGAATTACCCCCTCACTGGTTGGTTTGGTAGAAGCGCACGGTACAGGTACAGTTGTAGGCGATAAAACTGAAATCAGTGCATTGACCGATATGCTTAACCAATCTGGTGCAACCGCCGGACAAACACATTTAGGCTCTGTAAAAACGCAGATCGGCCATACCAAATGTGCCGCGGGAATTGCCGGTTTAATAAAAGCAACCCTATCCGTTTACCATGGAATAAAACCACCAACCATCAATTTAAAAACACCAAACAGCATTTATAATGCACAAACCAGTCCTTTCGCTTTCCATACTGAAGCGGGTTTATGGATGGAAGAAAAACGATATGCAGGTGTAAGTGCCTTTGGTTTCGGTGGAACAAACTTCCATGCAGTACTGGAAAGTGCTCAGAATACGAAAAATAAGAATTCGATCTTGAAATCATGGCCTTCCGAACTTTTTGTTTTCAGAGGAGATACCTATGAAGAGGCCAAAAACCGCGTGATTTCGGTAAAAACCCTCTTAGAAATAAACGATCAGATCGAACTGAAAGATATTGCATATAGCCTTGCAACAGTCGATACCAAACCTGTTCAACTGAGCATCGTTGCCAACCATGCAGAAGACCTGGTCATGAAAATCGACCTGGTTTTATCCGGCGTAGAAAGCAAAGACACCTACCTCACTAAAAAACAGAACGGTAAAGTTGCCTTTATGTTCCCAGGCCAAGGTAGCCAACGCGTAAACATGGCCAGAGATCTTTTCGTTGTTTTTCCGGAAATGAGAAAACTGCTGACCGCTTATCCTGAATACGAAAAAATCCTTTTCCCTAATACTGTATTTAATGAGGCTGATGCAAAAGCACAAAAAGAACGAATTAAAGATACCCGCATGGCACAACCGTTATTGGGTATCGTCGATCTTGCAATCGCTAACTTCTTAAAATCATTAGGAATTGTTCCTGATATGGTTGCAGGCCACAGTTATGGCGAATTGCCTGCACTTTGTTTTGCTGGTGCTTTTGAAGACGAAGCTTTGGTTTACCTGAGTGCTGAACGGGCACAATCTATTTTGAATGCCGTAGAAAACGGCGATCCGGGCACTATGCTCGCTGTGAGTGCAAAACAGGAAGATCTTTCACAATACATGGGCGGCATCAAAGACGTTTATCCGGTAAACTTTAATGCGCCAACACAATGTGTAATTGCAGGTAGCACTGCAGCCATTGGCCAATTGGCAGCAGTGCTAAAAGAAGCTAAAATTTCTTTCCGTCCGCTTGAAGTAGCCTGTGCTTTCCATAGTCCGTTAGTGGCCAAATCGAAAGCACTTTACCTGGAAGTACTATCTGGTATAAACTTCAGCGATCTGAAAATCCCCGTATGGTCTAACACCACGGCAAAAGAATACCCCGTTAAAGCTGCAGCAGTTAAAGAACGTTTAACTGACCATTTGATAAAACCTGTCCTTTTTGTTGATGAGCTAAGGGATATGTATGCTGCCGGAGCCAGGGTTTTCGTAGAAGTTGGCCCTGGCAAGGTGCTAAGCGGTTTAACCAAATCGTGCATCGGCAAAGATGAAGTGATTTTACACACCGAAGATCAAGGACAGAACAAATTGAGCAATTTATTGGGCACGTTGGCTGGCTATATGGCTACAGGCCGTGAAATCAAGCTTGAAAAATTGTTCGAAGGCCGCTCAGTTAAAACCATCAAACTGGAAGAGCCCTCAGCCTATAAAAAAAGTCCTGCCATCTGGTACGTAAACGGCCAGCACGCTGTTCCATCAACAGGTAAACTTCCGGCAAATGGTGCATCCCCTATTACTAAACCGATCATCCTTATGAATAACACCTCTACACTAACTGAAAATCAAACCGTTAATGGCTCTGCCAAAGACTTAATGATGCAGGAGTACCTGCATAGCATGAAAATGCTGATTCAGGCACAACGCGATGTGATGCTTTCCTTTTTAGGACAGGCTCCTGCAATGCCTTCACAAATCATTAATCAACCCCTGGCCTCCTATCAGGCACCCCAACCGGCCCGCATTGAAAATCAGGTCATGATAAAACAGGAAGTGCCGCAAGCGCAAACCATCGAAGTAATAATACCTGTGGTTGCACAAAAAGATTTAAAACTGGTGCTTTTACAAATTGTAAGCGATAAAACTGGCTATCCGCAGGAAATGCTGGGTATGGAAATGGATCTTGAGGCTGATTTAAGCATCGATTCGATTAAACGTGTAGAAATTATTGGTGCTTTGCGTACAGAATTGGGTGGTTTTTCTCAATTGAGCCTTCCGGAAGATAAAATTATGGAGCAGCTTGCAGGCCTTAAAACCTTAAGCAGTCTTGTAAACTGGATGACCGAAAATACCGAACAGCCAAAATCAGCTCACGCTCCTATTCTGGTAACCGCAGCAACAAGCCAGGCCGAACCTGCAAAATTCTCTTTAGACCAGTTAAAATCAGCCATTCTTGATATAGTGAGTGAAAAAACCGGCTATCCAAAAGAAATGTTAGGCATGGAGCTAGATCTTGAAGCCGATTTAAGCATCGATTCGATCAAAAGAATGGAAATTATCGCCTCGCTTAAAGAAAAAATCGGATTTGGTTCACAGGGCGATCAGGCTGACGATTTAATGGAGAAACTGGCTGCAATTAAAACTTTAAATGCGCTGGTTAACTGGATTGCTAATGTTGAAGCAGAAAGCTCAGAGGTGCTTACAGAAGCAAAAAAGCTTATTGAGGAGAGCATAGACAATCAAACGGTTAGAGAAAAATTATCGCGTTTAAGATTTGAGCTGACTCCTGCTGCGCTTACCATTACTGAAGCAGCCATTTTAAAAGGGCAACGTTTTGCCTTAACTGATGATGGCGGAGGCCAGGCGATCAAAATCAAAAAAGTGCTGGAGAAACATGGTGCCATTGCCGATCTGGTGAACTTTGAAGATTCATTGGATGGCTATCAGGGCCTTATTATCCTGAATATGTTCGAAGCACAGCAAAAAGTGGGTATTCTCGATCATTTCGCCACCATTAAAAAACTAAACTTTGATACCGTAAAGTGGGTGTACCTGATTGCGGATACCAAACAATATTTTAACGATCAATCGGATATTTCTTTCTTGAGAAATTACCAGGGTTATTCTGGTTTCTTTAAAAGCTTAGATCGTGAATACGAACATACCAAATGCCGTTTCATCAGTCTGGAAACCAAAATGTCTCCAGATGAAATCACCAATATTACCTTAAACGAAATCCTCAATCCGGATAAACCTTCGGAAATCATTTACAATGACCATAAAAGACACATTATGGAATTGGTACCACACCAGTTGAGCACCGAAACCGATGCACATATCCACCTGGATAAAGATGCCGTAGTGATGGTTTTAGGAGGTGCACAAGGGATTACGGCTGAATTAATGATCCATTTTGCGAAAGATTACCCTTGCAGATACATATTAGTTGGCCGTTCGGCAAACCCCATCGCCTCTGCAAATGAGGCCAGTTCTTCATTAAAAACCAAAGACGAGATCAGGCAATATATAATTAAGCAGGGTGAAATTAAAAAACCTGCCGAAATAGAACAGGAAACAAACAGAATCTATAAAAACAACCAGATTTTACGTTGCATTGCAACTTTAGAAGAAGGTGGATCTACGGTAGTTTACGAATCGCTGGACCTTAAAGATGAAGAAGCTTTGACCCGCTTAATCAACCAGGTTTATGAAGATTACGGACGTATTGATGGCGTAGTACATGGTGCAGGTTTACTGGAAGATAAATTGTTCCATAATAAAACTTCCGAATCATTTGGACGTGTTTTCGATACCAAAGTAACTCCATTAAGGGTATTGGCGGAGCAATTACGACCAGAAACCCAGTTTGTAATTCTTTTCTCGAGTATTGCTTCTGTTTATGGAAATCGCGGACAAACCGATTATGCTGCTGCAAACAGTGTGATGGATAAATATGCCTGGGCCTTAAAACAGAAGATTCAAGGTAAGGTAATGGCCATAAACTGGGGTCCGTGGAAAGGTGCAGGTATGGTTTCACCAACCCTGGAGAAAGAATATCAACGCAGGGGAATTGCCCTGATTCCTTTAGAGGATGGTATGGAAACTTTCTTAAACGAACTTAAATATGGTAAAGAAAGCCAGGTATTAATCATGGCCGGAAACACCTGGACATAG